From a region of the Streptomyces sp. NBC_01454 genome:
- the cobM gene encoding precorrin-4 C(11)-methyltransferase — protein MTVHFIGAGPGAADLITVRGARTLESCGVCLYAGSLVPRELLDACPPGARLIDTAQLDLDTITAEMVRAHQEGHDVARLHSGDPSVFSAVAEQMRRLDAAGVPYDVVPGVPAFAAAAAALKRELTVPTVGQTVILTRVAQRATPMPEGEDLATLGRSGALLVLHLAAMYVDRVVAELVPHYGADCPAAVVAMASRPDELVLRGTLDDIAGQVKDAGVVRTAVILVGRTLGAEQFRDSHLYSADRERPHAPCAAPEPTDTP, from the coding sequence ATGACCGTCCACTTCATCGGCGCGGGTCCCGGCGCCGCCGACCTGATCACCGTGCGCGGCGCCCGGACGCTGGAATCGTGCGGGGTGTGTCTGTACGCCGGCAGCCTGGTGCCGCGGGAGCTGCTCGACGCGTGCCCGCCCGGCGCCCGGCTCATCGACACCGCGCAGCTGGACCTCGACACGATCACCGCCGAGATGGTCCGCGCCCACCAGGAGGGCCACGACGTCGCCCGGCTGCACTCCGGCGATCCGTCCGTCTTCAGCGCGGTCGCCGAGCAGATGCGCCGGCTGGACGCGGCCGGGGTGCCCTACGACGTGGTGCCGGGCGTCCCCGCGTTCGCCGCGGCGGCCGCCGCCCTCAAGCGCGAGCTGACCGTCCCCACCGTCGGCCAGACCGTCATCCTCACCCGCGTCGCCCAGCGCGCCACGCCCATGCCCGAGGGCGAGGACCTCGCCACCCTCGGCCGCAGCGGCGCGCTCCTGGTCCTCCATCTGGCGGCGATGTACGTCGACCGGGTCGTCGCCGAGCTTGTGCCGCACTACGGCGCCGACTGCCCGGCCGCCGTCGTCGCCATGGCCTCGCGCCCCGACGAACTCGTGCTGCGCGGCACCCTCGACGACATCGCCGGGCAGGTGAAGGACGCGGGCGTGGTCCGCACGGCCGTCATCCTCGTCGGCCGCACCCTGGGCGCCGAGCAGTTCCGCGACAGCCACCTCTACTCGGCCGACCGCGAGCGCCCGCACGCGCCGTGCGCGGCGCCGGAGCCCACCGACACCCCGTAG
- a CDS encoding cobalt-precorrin-5B (C(1))-methyltransferase, translated as MAEAQPQGTGPQEAGKAAGGRSAQLAHTGLRHGWTTGACATAASKAAYTALLSGEFPDPVTITLPKGQTPSFALAVEELAAGRSSAMAGVVKDAGDDPDVTHGALVRATVRALPAGSGLVFRAGPGVGTVTRPGLPLDVGEPAINPVPRQLIREHLTEVAGRYGGVRAGTVPDVEVEISVDHGEEIARSTWNPRLGILGGLSILGTTGIVVPYSCSAWIDSIRRGVDVARAAGRRHVAGCTGSTSEKVAVALHHLPEDALLDMGDFAGAVLKYLRRHPVDRLTVCGGFAKLSKLAAGHLDLHSARSQVDKGFLAELARQGGADEALAAAVAEANTGLAALQLCAAAGVPLGDLVAARAREESLAVLRGAPVAVDVICIDRAGMVVGRVEPRGPGETGRGAPLG; from the coding sequence GTGGCTGAAGCGCAACCGCAGGGTACGGGGCCGCAGGAAGCGGGCAAGGCCGCGGGCGGCCGCAGCGCGCAGCTCGCGCACACCGGGCTGCGGCACGGCTGGACGACCGGTGCCTGTGCGACGGCGGCGAGCAAGGCCGCATACACGGCGCTGCTGAGCGGTGAGTTCCCGGACCCGGTGACGATCACGCTGCCGAAGGGGCAGACGCCGTCCTTCGCGCTGGCGGTGGAGGAGCTGGCGGCGGGCCGGTCCTCCGCGATGGCGGGCGTGGTCAAGGACGCGGGCGACGATCCGGACGTCACGCACGGGGCGCTCGTGCGCGCCACGGTACGGGCGCTGCCCGCCGGGTCGGGCCTCGTCTTCCGGGCCGGGCCGGGCGTCGGGACGGTGACCCGGCCGGGGCTGCCGCTGGACGTCGGCGAACCGGCGATCAACCCCGTGCCGCGGCAGCTGATCCGGGAGCACCTGACGGAGGTCGCCGGACGGTACGGCGGCGTGCGGGCGGGCACGGTGCCGGACGTCGAGGTGGAGATCTCGGTCGACCACGGGGAGGAGATCGCCCGCAGCACCTGGAATCCGCGGCTGGGCATCCTGGGCGGGCTGTCGATCCTGGGCACCACCGGGATCGTGGTGCCGTATTCCTGCTCGGCGTGGATCGACTCCATCCGGCGCGGGGTGGACGTGGCGCGGGCCGCGGGGCGCCGGCATGTGGCCGGGTGCACGGGATCGACCTCGGAGAAGGTCGCCGTCGCCCTGCACCACCTGCCCGAGGACGCGCTGCTGGACATGGGCGACTTCGCGGGCGCGGTGCTGAAGTACCTGCGGCGTCACCCGGTGGACCGGCTGACCGTCTGCGGCGGGTTCGCCAAGCTGTCCAAGCTGGCGGCCGGACATCTGGACCTGCACTCCGCGCGCTCCCAGGTGGACAAGGGATTCCTGGCGGAGCTGGCCCGGCAGGGCGGGGCCGACGAGGCGCTGGCGGCGGCGGTCGCGGAGGCCAACACGGGCCTGGCGGCACTCCAGTTGTGTGCCGCGGCGGGCGTGCCGCTGGGGGATCTGGTGGCGGCGCGGGCGCGCGAGGAGTCGCTGGCCGTGCTGCGGGGGGCGCCCGTCGCGGTCGATGTCATCTGCATCGACCGCGCGGGGATGGTGGTGGGGCGGGTGGAACCCCGGGGCCCCGGGGAGACCGGACGTGGAGCGCCCCTCGGGTGA
- a CDS encoding cobalt-precorrin-6A reductase — protein MNDAARPVRHVLILGGTTEARRLAGLLAPDPSLRVTSSLAGRVAAPRLPAGEVRIGGFGGPEGQARWLREHAVDALIDATHPFADTISRHAALAAGTAHVPLLALRRPGWVPGPGDSWHQVTSLDEAAAALPALGNRIFLTTGRMGLAHFAHLTDLWFLVRSVDAPEPPCPPRMTTLLDRGPFTLEGERALLRDHRIDVVVTKDSGAAATAAKLTAAREAGVPVVVVQRPPVPEGVPVAAGPEEAVEWVRRHFSEANSC, from the coding sequence ATGAACGACGCAGCCCGCCCGGTGCGCCACGTCCTGATTCTCGGCGGTACGACCGAGGCCCGCCGGCTGGCCGGCCTCCTGGCGCCCGACCCGTCCCTGCGGGTGACGAGCTCGCTCGCCGGCCGGGTCGCCGCGCCCCGGCTGCCCGCCGGGGAGGTACGCATCGGCGGGTTCGGCGGCCCCGAGGGCCAAGCCCGCTGGCTGCGCGAGCACGCGGTGGACGCGCTCATCGACGCCACCCATCCTTTCGCCGACACGATCAGTCGCCACGCGGCCCTGGCCGCCGGCACCGCCCATGTTCCCCTGCTCGCCCTCCGCAGGCCCGGCTGGGTACCGGGACCCGGCGACAGCTGGCACCAGGTCACCTCCCTGGACGAGGCCGCCGCCGCCCTCCCGGCCCTCGGCAACCGCATCTTCCTCACCACGGGCCGCATGGGCCTCGCCCACTTCGCCCACCTCACCGACCTCTGGTTCCTCGTCCGCTCCGTCGACGCCCCCGAGCCCCCCTGCCCGCCCCGGATGACGACCCTCCTGGACCGCGGCCCCTTCACGCTGGAGGGCGAGCGGGCCCTGCTGCGGGACCACCGCATCGACGTCGTCGTCACGAAGGACAGCGGGGCGGCCGCCACCGCCGCCAAGCTGACGGCGGCCCGCGAGGCGGGGGTGCCGGTGGTGGTCGTCCAGCGTCCGCCCGTGCCGGAGGGGGTGCCGGTGGCGGCGGGACCGGAGGAGGCCGTGGAATGGGTCCGCCGTCATTTCAGCGAGGCCAATTCGTGCTGA
- a CDS encoding helix-turn-helix domain-containing protein — protein MVEKNSEGDEGSARWVLACELRRLREASGKSLAQLADEINYDRTYLHRLETGERLSKLPVMEALDRLYGTGGLLVRLWKLARLDAFADRYKLFMQYEAKAVIMHKYMLGIPGLLQTEDYARLVLSSAPSPMCPDELEELVAARIGRQDLLSASPSPGLRVILDEAAFMRPPADVRIWRDQLSHLTGASELSNITIQVLPFAAGPHDLMGGSLSLLWVPDGAAVAYLEGNKSGDLIEDPAEVVQLRLSYDHLRDMALSPPDSVALIKQFLEDSRP, from the coding sequence ATGGTCGAAAAGAATTCCGAGGGGGATGAGGGCTCGGCGCGCTGGGTCCTCGCTTGTGAACTCCGCCGGTTACGGGAGGCGTCCGGCAAGTCGCTCGCCCAACTGGCCGACGAGATCAACTACGACCGCACGTACTTGCATCGCTTGGAAACGGGCGAACGGCTCTCGAAGCTGCCGGTGATGGAGGCGCTGGACCGGCTCTACGGGACGGGTGGGCTGCTCGTACGACTGTGGAAGCTGGCGCGGCTGGATGCCTTTGCCGACCGCTACAAGCTGTTCATGCAGTACGAAGCGAAGGCCGTCATCATGCACAAGTACATGCTGGGAATCCCTGGTCTGTTGCAGACCGAGGACTACGCCCGGCTCGTGCTCTCCTCGGCGCCTTCACCGATGTGCCCTGATGAGCTGGAGGAGCTTGTCGCTGCACGCATCGGCAGGCAAGACCTGCTGAGCGCCTCTCCATCGCCGGGCCTCCGCGTGATTCTTGATGAGGCTGCCTTCATGCGGCCTCCGGCTGATGTCCGCATCTGGCGTGATCAGCTGTCTCACCTGACCGGGGCGTCCGAGCTGTCGAACATCACGATCCAGGTTCTGCCGTTTGCCGCCGGACCGCACGACTTGATGGGCGGTTCTCTCTCGCTACTGTGGGTGCCGGACGGTGCGGCTGTTGCCTACCTTGAAGGCAACAAGTCCGGTGACTTGATCGAAGATCCGGCCGAGGTCGTCCAACTCCGGCTGTCTTACGATCACTTGCGGGACATGGCGCTCTCTCCGCCGGACTCCGTCGCACTAATCAAGCAGTTTCTGGAGGACAGCAGACCGTGA
- a CDS encoding DUF397 domain-containing protein: MKTTPDQAVIAWRKSSYSNGGDANCIEIADGFPGAVPVRDSKNPEGPVLLFPTAAWSAFIGGVRADRLR; encoded by the coding sequence GTGAAGACGACTCCTGACCAGGCTGTCATCGCGTGGCGAAAGAGCAGCTACAGCAACGGCGGAGATGCCAACTGCATCGAGATCGCCGACGGCTTCCCCGGTGCCGTTCCCGTCCGTGACAGCAAGAATCCCGAGGGCCCGGTGCTGCTCTTCCCTACCGCTGCTTGGTCGGCGTTCATAGGTGGCGTGCGAGCTGACCGGCTCCGCTGA
- a CDS encoding DUF397 domain-containing protein, whose product MNTIPDLVEPVWRKSSYSDGGANNCVEIADSFPGAVPVRDSKNPTGGALLFPAAAWSAFITTVKGDAWTGERSSRR is encoded by the coding sequence ATGAACACCATCCCCGATCTGGTCGAGCCCGTGTGGCGCAAGAGCAGCTACAGCGACGGTGGAGCCAACAACTGCGTCGAGATCGCCGACAGCTTCCCTGGCGCCGTCCCCGTCCGTGACAGCAAGAACCCCACCGGTGGTGCGCTGCTCTTCCCGGCCGCGGCCTGGTCGGCCTTCATAACCACCGTGAAGGGGGACGCATGGACTGGGGAACGCTCCTCGCGACGTTGA
- a CDS encoding CchlQ: MDWGTLLATLSGGVIAISGTVLADHLRHRHESERNSEARRRAVYIEFITAAGVGHARLRQIAQSPEAEADLAAAARAALSEAGISEVRERLFIDATTDIAGAGQAMFERLRVLQRVVGEGARQTSPAFHDAYHPYLDAVWAYRVAVREELEGRSFEPAAFGWEEWDGKDRCVSCRREATATGG, translated from the coding sequence ATGGACTGGGGAACGCTCCTCGCGACGTTGAGCGGCGGGGTCATCGCGATCTCCGGGACCGTCCTCGCCGATCATCTGCGCCATCGTCACGAGAGCGAACGCAACAGCGAGGCCCGGCGGCGGGCGGTGTACATCGAGTTCATCACCGCCGCCGGGGTGGGCCACGCGCGGCTGCGGCAGATCGCCCAGAGCCCGGAGGCCGAGGCCGACCTCGCCGCTGCCGCCCGCGCGGCGCTGAGCGAGGCCGGGATCAGTGAAGTGCGCGAGCGGCTGTTCATCGACGCGACGACGGACATCGCCGGCGCCGGGCAGGCGATGTTCGAGCGGCTGCGTGTTCTTCAGCGCGTCGTCGGTGAGGGTGCCCGGCAGACCTCGCCCGCGTTCCACGACGCCTACCACCCGTACCTCGACGCCGTGTGGGCCTATCGCGTGGCGGTGCGCGAAGAGCTCGAGGGCAGGTCCTTCGAACCCGCGGCCTTCGGGTGGGAGGAATGGGACGGCAAGGACCGGTGTGTGAGCTGCCGCCGGGAGGCAACGGCCACCGGAGGCTGA
- a CDS encoding type II toxin-antitoxin system HicA family toxin — MKYRELIKKISDAAKAQGVAFDLVRQKGSHQTWVCGSTRVVIPKHTEVNELTGQGICRTLEPELGEGWWR, encoded by the coding sequence ATGAAGTACCGGGAACTGATCAAAAAGATCAGTGACGCGGCCAAAGCCCAGGGCGTTGCCTTCGACCTGGTCCGCCAGAAGGGCAGCCACCAAACCTGGGTGTGCGGCAGCACCCGCGTCGTGATCCCCAAGCACACCGAAGTCAACGAACTCACTGGCCAGGGCATCTGCAGGACGCTTGAGCCGGAACTCGGAGAAGGGTGGTGGCGATGA
- a CDS encoding type II toxin-antitoxin system HicB family antitoxin gives MTSYRVTARRAGEWWALEVPDLPGVFSQAKRLDKADEAAREAIAVMLDVETEDVEVTIEPVLPRDAVRAIKAAEKAEKAAEDARKAAQKAMQDAAATLTESLSQRDAGRVLGVSFQRVSQLLRARPTASSPKAAVKATKAGWPRPGHDERSGRQKRSQRGRELSG, from the coding sequence ATGACTTCGTACCGTGTCACAGCGCGCCGCGCGGGTGAATGGTGGGCCCTGGAGGTCCCGGACCTCCCGGGGGTGTTCAGCCAGGCCAAGCGCCTCGACAAGGCCGATGAGGCGGCCCGTGAAGCCATTGCCGTCATGCTCGATGTCGAAACCGAGGACGTCGAGGTGACGATCGAGCCGGTGCTGCCGCGGGACGCTGTACGGGCCATCAAGGCAGCGGAGAAGGCCGAGAAGGCTGCCGAGGACGCGAGGAAAGCCGCTCAGAAGGCAATGCAGGATGCCGCGGCCACCCTGACCGAGTCGCTGAGCCAGCGGGACGCCGGTCGTGTCCTCGGGGTTTCCTTCCAACGCGTATCGCAGCTCCTTCGGGCCCGGCCGACCGCGTCGTCGCCGAAGGCCGCGGTCAAGGCGACGAAGGCCGGATGGCCCCGCCCCGGCCACGACGAGCGTTCCGGCAGGCAGAAGCGTTCGCAGCGGGGCAGGGAACTGTCCGGGTAA
- a CDS encoding precorrin-2 C(20)-methyltransferase — translation MSVSEQQAPGNDGTPPAPGRLYGVGLGPGDPSLMTVRAVQVIGAADVIAYHSARHGRSIARAIAAEHLRADHIEEALVYPVTTESTDHPGGYRGALDEFYESAAARLAAHLDAGRTVAVISEGDPLFYGSYQHMHKRLADRYPTEVIPGVTSISAAAARLGRPLAEADEVLTILPGTLPEEELTARLASTDTAVVMKLGRTFPTVRRAMERAGRLPEAHYVERATMSGERTEKLADIDAETVPYFAVTVVPSRIASPPTETAPAPGTGEVVVVGTGPAGPLWLTPESRGALAAAEDLVGYTTYLDRVPQRPGQRRHGSDNKVESERAELALDLARRGRRVAVVSGGDPGVFAMATAVLEVAAQDPYRAIPVRVLPGVTAANAAAARAGAPLGHDYAVISLSDRLKPWEVIAERLHAAAGADLALALYNPGSRSRTWQVGKARELLLEHRAPDTPVILARDIGGPEESLRTVRLADLDPHQVDMRTILLIGSSQTEVARRADGTEIVWTPRRYPEN, via the coding sequence ATGAGCGTGAGCGAGCAGCAGGCACCCGGCAACGACGGCACCCCGCCCGCCCCCGGCCGTCTCTACGGCGTCGGGCTCGGCCCCGGCGACCCGTCCCTGATGACCGTGCGGGCCGTCCAGGTCATCGGCGCGGCCGACGTCATCGCGTACCACAGCGCCCGGCACGGACGCTCCATCGCGCGCGCCATCGCCGCCGAGCACCTGCGCGCCGACCACATCGAGGAGGCGCTGGTCTACCCGGTCACCACCGAGTCGACCGACCACCCCGGCGGCTACCGGGGCGCGCTGGACGAGTTCTACGAGTCCGCGGCGGCCCGCCTCGCCGCCCACCTCGACGCCGGCCGCACCGTCGCCGTCATCTCCGAGGGCGACCCGCTCTTCTACGGCTCCTACCAGCACATGCACAAGCGGCTGGCCGACCGCTACCCCACCGAGGTCATCCCCGGCGTCACCTCCATCAGCGCCGCCGCGGCCCGCCTGGGCCGGCCGCTCGCCGAGGCCGACGAGGTCCTGACGATCCTCCCCGGCACCCTGCCGGAGGAAGAGCTGACCGCCCGTCTGGCCTCGACCGACACCGCCGTCGTCATGAAGCTCGGCCGCACCTTCCCCACCGTGCGCCGCGCCATGGAACGCGCCGGGCGCCTGCCGGAGGCCCACTACGTCGAACGCGCCACCATGTCCGGCGAACGCACGGAAAAACTGGCCGACATCGACGCGGAAACGGTCCCGTACTTCGCCGTCACCGTCGTCCCCAGCCGCATCGCGAGCCCGCCGACCGAGACCGCCCCGGCGCCCGGCACCGGTGAGGTGGTCGTCGTCGGCACCGGCCCGGCCGGCCCGCTCTGGCTGACCCCCGAGTCCCGCGGCGCCCTGGCCGCCGCCGAGGACCTCGTCGGCTACACCACCTACCTCGACCGCGTCCCGCAGCGCCCCGGCCAGCGCCGCCACGGCTCCGACAACAAGGTCGAGTCCGAACGCGCCGAACTCGCCCTGGACCTGGCCCGGCGCGGCCGCCGGGTGGCCGTGGTCTCCGGCGGCGACCCCGGCGTCTTCGCCATGGCCACCGCCGTCCTGGAGGTCGCCGCCCAGGACCCGTACCGCGCCATTCCCGTACGCGTCCTGCCGGGCGTCACCGCCGCCAACGCCGCCGCCGCCCGGGCCGGCGCCCCCCTCGGCCACGACTACGCGGTCATCTCCCTCTCCGACCGCCTCAAGCCCTGGGAGGTCATCGCCGAACGCCTCCACGCGGCCGCCGGCGCCGACCTGGCCCTGGCCCTCTACAACCCCGGCTCCCGCAGCCGCACCTGGCAGGTCGGCAAGGCCCGCGAACTCCTCCTGGAACACCGCGCCCCCGACACCCCGGTCATCCTCGCCCGCGACATCGGCGGCCCCGAGGAATCCCTCCGCACCGTCCGCCTGGCCGACCTCGACCCCCACCAGGTCGACATGCGCACGATCCTGCTGATCGGCTCCTCCCAGACCGAGGTCGCCCGACGGGCCGACGGCACGGAGATCGTGTGGACGCCGCGGAGGTATCCGGAGAACTGA
- a CDS encoding precorrin-8X methylmutase, producing MSQPAPDNPEATVTAFDYEKDGAAIYRQSFATIRAEADLGGLPADVSQVTVRMIHACGMVDLVRDLAFTPGVVASARAALRAGAPILCDANMVASGVTRKRLPADNEVLCTLADPSVADLAARMGTTRSAAALELWRDRMDGAVVAFGNAPTALFRFLEMIGEGAPRPAAVIGIPVGFIGAAESKDALIAHPSKLDHLVVRGRRGGSAMAAAAINALASEEE from the coding sequence ATGAGCCAGCCCGCACCCGACAACCCCGAGGCCACAGTGACCGCGTTCGACTACGAGAAGGACGGTGCGGCGATCTACCGCCAGTCCTTCGCCACCATCCGCGCCGAGGCGGACCTCGGCGGGCTGCCCGCCGACGTCAGCCAGGTCACGGTCCGCATGATCCACGCCTGCGGCATGGTCGACCTGGTACGCGATCTGGCCTTCACCCCCGGCGTCGTGGCGAGCGCCCGCGCCGCGCTGCGCGCCGGCGCCCCGATCCTGTGCGACGCCAACATGGTCGCCAGCGGCGTCACCCGCAAGCGGCTGCCGGCGGACAACGAGGTGCTGTGCACCCTCGCCGACCCGTCGGTCGCGGACCTCGCCGCCCGGATGGGCACGACCCGCAGCGCCGCCGCCCTGGAGCTGTGGCGGGACCGGATGGACGGCGCCGTGGTGGCGTTCGGCAACGCCCCCACCGCCCTCTTCCGGTTCCTGGAGATGATCGGGGAAGGGGCGCCCCGCCCGGCCGCCGTCATCGGCATACCCGTCGGCTTCATCGGCGCCGCGGAGTCCAAGGACGCGCTGATCGCCCATCCGTCGAAGCTGGACCACCTGGTGGTGCGCGGGCGCCGCGGCGGCAGCGCCATGGCCGCGGCCGCGATCAACGCCCTGGCGAGCGAGGAAGAATGA
- the cobG gene encoding precorrin-3B synthase: MPPSPSLRPPGAEPPLRDRGDACPGALRLHSAADGYLARVRLPAGDLTARQAAALADIADRLGDGHLSLTSRGNAELRGLPEGCGAELAALLRDAGLLPSARHERVRNILASPLAGLTVNTPAEVRRWARELDELLCASEPATALSGRFLFVLDDGRGELAGLGGDVSLVAEAARAGESAEAGGTALLRVGDDPAALRIAGPDAPRAALAAAESFLSAAEASGSGAWRVRELPDGQRLTARDVATHLHETGITATYLAQAPAPLAPSAPRSAAPGIIEGPDVTAALCVLAPLGRLTVAQWRLLTAVAADDGCGALRLTPWRGIVLPGLPAGAAAARLSALAAAGLITDPDSPWRRLGACTGRPGCAKSLTDVRTDAAAAVTAGAPVPGTPPAAVPDGLPVHWSGCARRCGHPHGAWVDVLATGEGYRVSVVRPAGAPAPGDAPPPAQHPAPPARSDTP, from the coding sequence ATGCCGCCCTCCCCCTCGCTCCGCCCCCCAGGGGCAGAACCGCCCCTGCGGGACCGCGGTGACGCCTGCCCGGGGGCGCTGCGGCTGCACTCCGCCGCCGACGGGTACCTCGCCCGAGTGCGGCTGCCCGCCGGGGACTTGACGGCACGTCAGGCAGCGGCGCTGGCCGACATCGCGGACCGGCTCGGCGACGGCCACCTCTCCTTGACCTCGCGCGGCAACGCCGAGCTGCGCGGCCTGCCCGAGGGCTGCGGCGCCGAGCTGGCCGCCCTGCTGCGCGACGCCGGACTGCTGCCCTCCGCTCGCCATGAGCGCGTCCGCAACATCCTCGCCTCCCCGCTGGCCGGGCTGACGGTCAACACCCCTGCCGAGGTGCGGCGGTGGGCCCGTGAGCTGGACGAACTGCTCTGCGCGAGCGAGCCGGCGACCGCGCTGTCGGGCCGTTTCCTCTTCGTCCTGGACGACGGGCGGGGCGAGCTGGCGGGTCTCGGCGGGGATGTGAGCTTGGTCGCAGAAGCGGCCCGGGCGGGGGAGTCCGCCGAGGCCGGGGGCACCGCGCTGCTGCGGGTCGGCGACGATCCGGCGGCGCTGCGGATCGCCGGCCCGGACGCCCCGCGGGCCGCGCTCGCCGCCGCCGAGTCCTTTCTGTCGGCCGCCGAGGCGAGCGGCAGCGGCGCCTGGCGGGTCCGCGAACTGCCCGACGGGCAGCGGCTGACGGCCCGCGACGTGGCAACACACCTGCACGAAACCGGCATCACCGCCACATATCTGGCGCAGGCACCGGCACCCCTCGCCCCGTCCGCGCCCCGCTCCGCGGCCCCCGGGATCATCGAAGGCCCCGACGTCACGGCGGCGCTCTGTGTCCTGGCGCCGCTGGGCCGGCTGACGGTCGCCCAGTGGCGGCTGCTGACCGCCGTCGCCGCCGACGACGGCTGCGGCGCACTGCGGCTGACCCCCTGGCGCGGCATCGTCCTCCCCGGGCTTCCGGCCGGCGCCGCCGCCGCCCGGCTGTCCGCGCTGGCCGCGGCCGGCCTGATCACCGACCCGGACTCCCCCTGGCGCCGCCTCGGCGCCTGCACCGGCCGCCCCGGCTGCGCCAAGTCCCTCACCGACGTCCGCACCGACGCGGCGGCCGCCGTCACCGCGGGCGCCCCCGTCCCCGGCACTCCCCCCGCCGCCGTACCGGACGGCCTGCCCGTCCACTGGTCCGGCTGCGCACGCCGCTGCGGCCACCCCCACGGCGCATGGGTGGACGTGCTGGCAACGGGGGAGGGCTACCGGGTGTCGGTCGTCCGGCCGGCCGGCGCACCGGCCCCCGGCGACGCCCCGCCACCCGCGCAACACCCCGCCCCACCAGCCCGAAGCGACACCCCATGA